In Pseudovibrio brasiliensis, one DNA window encodes the following:
- a CDS encoding c-type cytochrome, protein MRKLLITALIAMTATTAYAADANKEDVVDARRAYFTLLGHDMGALAAMAKGEVEYSAEKAKAAAGNMMAVASYNAAGLYMPGTSNADLPGKTRALPVIWEDMAGYQAKGKDFYQALVALNEVAGEGRPALGKALSQLGGTCKGCHKEYRAKDF, encoded by the coding sequence ATGCGTAAACTATTGATCACTGCATTGATCGCCATGACTGCGACAACGGCTTATGCAGCCGATGCCAACAAGGAAGACGTGGTCGACGCGCGCCGCGCTTACTTCACTCTACTTGGACATGACATGGGCGCGCTGGCGGCGATGGCCAAAGGCGAAGTTGAGTACAGCGCCGAGAAGGCAAAAGCAGCTGCAGGCAACATGATGGCAGTCGCCAGCTACAACGCAGCAGGCCTTTACATGCCTGGCACCTCAAACGCTGACCTGCCAGGCAAAACCCGCGCGCTTCCTGTGATCTGGGAAGATATGGCTGGCTATCAGGCCAAAGGAAAGGACTTCTATCAGGCACTTGTTGCACTCAACGAAGTCGCTGGCGAAGGCCGTCCTGCACTGGGCAAAGCACTCAGCCAACTGGGCGGCACTTGCAAAGGCTGCCACAAAGAATACCGCGCGAAGGACTTTTAA
- a CDS encoding ATP-binding cassette domain-containing protein — MTYTPHAPISVSGLSHWFGEGEARKQAIFDVNFEIEKGSLTVLMGPSGSGKTTLLTLMGCLRDVQKGQLSLLGHELHGADETMKIMLRRRLGFIFQAHNLHESLTATQNVLMGLQVHQSGVKATVDAAQQEKAARHMLSLLGLEDRLDYLPAHLSGGQKQRVAIARALVSSPDIVFADEPTAALDKDTGLTVVELLKELGDKRGITTVMVTHDNRILQLADRILTMDEGHLVEEAVPA, encoded by the coding sequence ATGACATATACACCACATGCCCCGATCAGTGTTTCCGGTCTCAGCCATTGGTTTGGCGAAGGAGAAGCGCGTAAACAGGCGATCTTTGACGTCAACTTTGAGATCGAAAAGGGCAGCCTGACAGTGCTAATGGGGCCATCAGGTTCTGGCAAAACCACACTGCTCACTCTGATGGGCTGCTTGCGTGACGTGCAAAAGGGTCAGCTTTCCTTGCTGGGTCATGAGCTGCATGGCGCGGATGAGACTATGAAGATCATGCTGCGCCGTCGCCTTGGCTTCATCTTTCAAGCACACAATCTGCATGAAAGCCTGACAGCAACACAAAACGTACTGATGGGCCTTCAGGTGCACCAGAGCGGAGTGAAGGCAACCGTAGATGCAGCACAGCAGGAAAAAGCAGCGCGGCACATGCTGAGCCTGCTGGGGCTGGAAGACCGGCTAGACTATCTGCCAGCTCACCTTTCAGGCGGCCAAAAACAACGCGTTGCTATTGCACGCGCACTGGTTTCCTCACCGGATATCGTGTTCGCAGATGAACCCACAGCGGCACTAGACAAGGACACAGGCCTTACCGTCGTTGAGCTGCTGAAGGAGCTGGGCGACAAGCGTGGCATCACCACCGTAATGGTCACCCATGACAACCGTATCCTGCAACTGGCAGATCGAATTCTGACCATGGATGAAGGGCATCTGGTTGAGGAGGCCGTGCCGGCATGA
- the devC gene encoding ABC transporter permease DevC — protein sequence MTRFLTWMLGRLPIGWLQLTHNKGRFAAALAGVAFANVLVFVQLGMMGALTGSTLQPYELFEADILISASDAKSLTEGGNVARVHMLQALTVPEVASAAPVYITKVDWRVQEDQIAGLQLVGLPIEAIDFMAPVLRPQFLQLALPDTALVDRKTRGGTEEFFNSLSPETPAIFEMNNRQIKLIGTLQIGAGFSADGNLVMSDQSVLRLSPSRSSGAPDHILLKVQPGASVERAVELLKQVLPTDTLKIRSFAKAAADEQAYQTSEKPVGIIFGFGTIIGVLVGIVIVYQVLSTDVADHLKEYATFKAMGFSQGFFLGIIFEEAMILAVLGFFPGALAATGIYKMLALKSGLPVGLTLARALIVFVGTLAACALSGTIATRRLAHADPADLF from the coding sequence GTGACCCGCTTTCTCACATGGATGCTGGGCCGCTTGCCCATAGGCTGGTTACAGCTGACCCACAATAAAGGGCGCTTCGCTGCGGCTCTGGCGGGTGTTGCCTTCGCCAACGTGTTGGTGTTCGTGCAGCTCGGCATGATGGGCGCACTGACTGGGTCTACCTTGCAGCCCTACGAGCTGTTTGAGGCGGACATTCTCATCTCTGCCTCCGATGCCAAATCTCTGACCGAAGGTGGCAATGTTGCGCGTGTGCATATGTTGCAAGCACTGACGGTGCCGGAGGTGGCTTCAGCTGCACCAGTTTACATCACTAAAGTCGACTGGCGTGTGCAGGAAGATCAGATCGCAGGTTTACAATTGGTGGGCCTTCCCATTGAAGCCATCGACTTTATGGCACCTGTGCTGCGGCCTCAGTTCCTGCAATTGGCTTTGCCAGATACGGCGCTGGTTGATCGCAAGACACGCGGTGGGACGGAAGAGTTCTTCAACTCGCTCTCACCAGAAACACCCGCAATCTTTGAAATGAACAACCGCCAGATCAAACTGATCGGCACCTTGCAGATCGGCGCTGGTTTTAGTGCTGATGGTAATCTGGTGATGTCCGACCAAAGCGTCCTGCGCCTGTCCCCTTCGCGAAGTTCTGGCGCACCGGACCATATCTTGCTGAAGGTACAACCCGGAGCCTCAGTTGAGCGGGCTGTGGAGCTGCTGAAGCAGGTGCTGCCGACAGATACACTGAAGATCAGAAGCTTTGCTAAGGCGGCGGCAGATGAGCAAGCCTACCAGACCTCTGAAAAGCCCGTCGGCATCATCTTTGGCTTTGGCACCATCATTGGTGTGCTCGTGGGGATCGTCATTGTTTATCAGGTTCTCAGCACCGATGTGGCAGATCATCTGAAAGAATACGCCACCTTCAAAGCTATGGGCTTCAGCCAGGGCTTCTTCCTCGGCATCATCTTTGAGGAAGCCATGATCCTCGCAGTGCTGGGGTTCTTCCCCGGCGCACTGGCAGCCACGGGCATTTACAAAATGCTGGCGCTGAAGTCCGGGCTGCCTGTGGGGTTAACACTGGCTCGCGCGCTGATCGTGTTTGTTGGCACCCTTGCGGCCTGTGCCCTTTCCGGAACAATCGCGACACGTCGATTGGCACATGCTGATCCGGCTGATCTGTTCTAG
- a CDS encoding HlyD family efflux transporter periplasmic adaptor subunit, with the protein MTHHNAPNKELPLEDTGISSISGKARKGLPFKRIVLLIPVFIAIMFTGGVMGMYFQPAGLRLFYEMTGLEPGGGSDQKIAVPINTTVTPEDIKALEAGAVVALGKLIPRDGVSTIALPFGAGDARIADLPVSVGDWVEKDTILASLDNRPSLEASVEAAKAEIAVSEASLRQVQLSIKASQVENEADLNRAKTNSDLARAELERTKSLFARKVVTEAQLDRAKAEAESALLDVARKEATLKRYSSTADISQADVELAKRKLQSAQIALRTAEVNLEKSIVRAPFDGTVLDLLVQPGERPSSAGLIEFGNTREMTAEMEIYQNQIGRLNIGDAVVLRAEALAQELRGTLTEIGLIVGRQNIISVDPAANTDARVVTVVVTLDETSSELAANLTNLEILGYFQPASERDTK; encoded by the coding sequence GTGACCCATCACAATGCGCCAAACAAAGAATTGCCTTTGGAAGACACTGGCATTTCTTCTATTTCTGGTAAGGCACGCAAAGGCTTACCGTTTAAGCGGATCGTTCTGCTCATCCCTGTTTTCATCGCCATCATGTTCACTGGTGGTGTCATGGGCATGTACTTCCAACCCGCTGGCTTACGCCTGTTCTATGAAATGACAGGCCTTGAACCAGGGGGAGGAAGTGATCAGAAAATCGCTGTTCCCATCAATACAACCGTTACACCCGAAGACATCAAAGCGCTGGAAGCTGGTGCTGTCGTCGCGCTTGGCAAGTTGATCCCGCGCGACGGCGTGTCGACAATCGCTCTACCATTTGGAGCAGGAGATGCCCGCATTGCAGACCTTCCCGTTTCAGTTGGAGATTGGGTTGAGAAGGACACCATCCTCGCATCCCTCGACAATCGCCCCTCTCTGGAGGCAAGCGTTGAAGCAGCCAAGGCAGAGATCGCCGTTTCTGAAGCCTCGCTCAGACAAGTTCAGCTTTCCATCAAAGCCAGTCAGGTTGAGAACGAAGCGGACCTGAACCGTGCCAAAACCAATTCAGACTTGGCACGGGCCGAACTGGAACGCACGAAGTCCCTGTTTGCCCGCAAGGTTGTAACGGAGGCTCAACTGGATCGTGCGAAGGCGGAGGCAGAAAGTGCGCTGCTGGATGTGGCCCGCAAAGAAGCAACGCTCAAACGATACAGCAGCACAGCGGACATCTCTCAGGCGGATGTGGAACTCGCCAAACGCAAGCTTCAGTCCGCTCAGATTGCTCTGCGCACAGCTGAGGTGAATCTAGAGAAATCCATCGTTCGCGCGCCCTTTGATGGCACAGTTCTCGACCTGCTCGTGCAACCCGGCGAGCGACCATCTTCTGCGGGTCTGATCGAGTTCGGTAACACTCGTGAGATGACTGCTGAGATGGAGATCTACCAGAACCAGATCGGACGCCTGAACATAGGTGATGCCGTGGTTTTGCGCGCCGAAGCTCTGGCGCAGGAACTGCGCGGAACATTGACAGAGATCGGCCTGATTGTTGGGCGCCAGAACATCATCAGCGTAGACCCGGCCGCGAACACCGATGCACGTGTGGTGACAGTGGTCGTCACATTGGATGAGACATCCTCCGAGTTGGCTGCGAACCTGACCAATCTGGAAATCCTCGGCTACTTTCAGCCTGCATCTGAGAGGGACACCAAGTGA
- a CDS encoding methyl-accepting chemotaxis protein encodes MNIRYKIFIPILSLIIVAMALMAFLVWQAAEGRENLGRVTLKALEAQRLSFTIVNDFEHAKEVVDTALAMTTFIEPEEFRREFNDINASLGMDIEQTLDVALNDEMRQAVTSAQMAFKNWSKDAAILLGITPSRMIPTKEKIERHNQALRGSINAIVSSTVSASQSALAQANADARRVNIISLSFALVVGLAGLGFALWLANGLSKPIVALTSKMGELASGAVDVDLNLAARKDEIGKMQDAVIVFRENAIARRNLEEQAKTERSRELTRQQKKEEVVEQFRVVLERNVSMLSNQSMEMRSSSERLFDVANQATQQANSAGEASASASQNVETVAAAAEELAVSIQKISNQSTRANTLVASTSEIAQNTDNEVIALAKSAEQIGTVLNLIRDIAEQTNLLALNATIEAARAGDAGKGFAVVATEVKTLASQTAHATEEISAQINGIQSSTRSTVEAIGSITAAVKEISELTSSISDAVEQQQMATAEIAEAVQAASDGTAKAASNVVSVSGAINETTSEAGAANQSSALLEQVTNDLSAEVDSFLIRIAEEESTLQAASA; translated from the coding sequence ATGAACATTCGTTATAAAATCTTTATTCCGATCCTCAGCCTCATCATCGTTGCAATGGCTCTGATGGCCTTCCTCGTCTGGCAGGCTGCAGAAGGCCGCGAAAACCTTGGCCGCGTTACACTCAAGGCATTGGAAGCACAGCGGCTTTCCTTCACCATCGTAAATGACTTTGAGCATGCCAAAGAGGTCGTTGATACAGCGCTGGCGATGACAACCTTCATTGAGCCGGAAGAGTTCCGCCGCGAGTTCAATGACATCAACGCGTCTTTGGGTATGGATATTGAGCAAACGCTTGATGTGGCGCTCAATGATGAGATGCGACAGGCCGTAACCTCTGCGCAAATGGCCTTTAAAAACTGGAGCAAGGACGCTGCGATCCTGCTCGGCATTACACCATCTCGCATGATCCCAACCAAAGAGAAGATCGAGCGCCACAATCAGGCTCTGCGCGGCTCCATCAATGCGATTGTGTCTTCCACCGTCTCTGCCAGCCAATCCGCTCTGGCACAGGCTAATGCGGATGCACGCCGGGTGAACATTATCTCCCTCAGCTTTGCGTTGGTTGTTGGTCTCGCCGGTCTTGGCTTTGCTCTGTGGTTGGCGAATGGTCTCAGCAAACCCATCGTGGCCCTGACCTCTAAGATGGGGGAGCTTGCCTCCGGTGCCGTGGATGTAGACCTCAATCTGGCAGCTCGTAAAGATGAGATCGGTAAGATGCAGGACGCGGTGATCGTGTTCCGCGAAAACGCCATTGCTCGCCGTAATCTGGAAGAACAAGCAAAAACAGAACGGTCCCGTGAGTTGACCCGCCAACAGAAGAAGGAAGAGGTTGTCGAGCAGTTTCGTGTGGTTCTGGAGCGAAACGTTTCCATGCTATCCAACCAGTCCATGGAAATGCGCAGCTCTTCTGAACGTTTGTTTGACGTCGCAAATCAGGCAACCCAGCAAGCGAACAGCGCTGGAGAAGCGTCCGCGAGTGCCTCTCAAAACGTAGAAACGGTGGCTGCAGCGGCAGAAGAACTGGCTGTTTCCATCCAGAAGATCTCCAACCAGTCCACGCGCGCCAATACGCTGGTGGCATCCACCTCTGAGATCGCACAGAACACGGACAACGAGGTCATCGCATTGGCCAAGTCTGCTGAACAGATCGGCACTGTGCTCAATCTGATCCGTGACATAGCCGAGCAGACCAACCTGCTGGCTCTGAACGCGACCATTGAAGCGGCACGCGCAGGGGATGCAGGCAAGGGCTTCGCTGTGGTGGCGACCGAGGTGAAGACACTGGCAAGCCAGACAGCGCATGCAACAGAAGAGATCTCTGCTCAGATCAACGGCATCCAGAGTTCAACTCGCAGCACGGTAGAGGCCATTGGCTCCATCACTGCAGCGGTGAAGGAGATCAGCGAGCTGACCTCATCCATTTCCGATGCAGTTGAGCAGCAGCAGATGGCAACTGCTGAAATCGCAGAAGCTGTTCAAGCCGCTTCTGACGGAACCGCCAAAGCGGCCAGCAACGTTGTTTCCGTGAGCGGTGCTATCAACGAGACCACCAGTGAGGCAGGTGCTGCCAACCAGTCTTCCGCTCTGCTGGAGCAGGTCACCAACGATCTATCCGCTGAAGTCGACAGCTTCCTCATCCGTATCGCGGAAGAAGAAAGCACGCTTCAGGCTGCTTCGGCTTAA
- a CDS encoding cytochrome-c peroxidase: protein MSFLVRVVGSLSAAVVLGLTASPLSAADINSLKEQYRRPLEIPFPDSAPYSPQMATLGKMLFFDPRLSGNKNINCVSCHNPSFGYEVPVPTAVGSANTHLGRQAPTVLNAAWVAPMFWDGRAETLEEQAAGPITNPEEMDGKFETIVEVLDEIPGYNKWFGLVFPNEGITRDTVLTAIATYERTVVSGWAPFDRWVEGDEGAISASAKRGFALFNDKGNCAPCHTGWNFTDNKFHDIGTPTEDIGRGLYEEDNPKAQFAFKTPGLRNLTYRAPFTHNGSIPDLETMIAHYNSGGIERPSRSEHVRPLDLTEQEMEDLKNFLVSLTAERIETPMPTLPN from the coding sequence TTGTCATTTCTAGTAAGAGTTGTGGGCAGTCTGTCTGCTGCCGTTGTGTTGGGGCTAACCGCATCTCCTCTGAGTGCTGCAGACATTAATTCACTCAAAGAGCAGTACCGCCGACCACTGGAAATCCCGTTTCCAGACAGCGCGCCTTACTCACCGCAGATGGCGACACTCGGCAAAATGCTGTTCTTTGATCCACGCCTGTCTGGCAACAAAAACATCAACTGCGTCAGCTGCCATAACCCTTCCTTTGGCTACGAGGTTCCGGTACCAACCGCCGTCGGATCCGCCAACACGCATCTGGGACGCCAGGCACCTACTGTACTCAACGCTGCCTGGGTTGCGCCTATGTTCTGGGATGGCCGCGCAGAAACGCTGGAAGAGCAGGCTGCTGGTCCAATCACTAATCCAGAAGAGATGGACGGCAAGTTCGAGACCATCGTCGAAGTCCTTGATGAGATTCCGGGTTACAACAAATGGTTCGGCCTCGTGTTTCCAAATGAGGGGATTACGCGAGACACCGTGCTCACCGCCATCGCCACCTACGAGCGCACTGTGGTTTCCGGCTGGGCACCGTTTGATCGTTGGGTAGAAGGCGATGAAGGCGCGATCTCCGCTTCCGCCAAACGCGGGTTTGCATTGTTCAACGATAAGGGGAACTGCGCGCCGTGTCACACCGGCTGGAACTTCACCGACAACAAATTCCACGACATCGGTACACCGACGGAAGATATTGGCCGCGGGCTTTATGAGGAAGATAACCCAAAAGCCCAGTTTGCCTTCAAAACTCCGGGTTTGCGCAATCTGACTTATCGTGCCCCGTTTACCCATAATGGCAGCATTCCTGATCTGGAAACTATGATCGCCCACTACAATTCTGGCGGCATTGAGCGCCCATCCCGTTCGGAGCATGTACGCCCGCTGGACCTGACAGAGCAGGAAATGGAAGACCTTAAGAACTTCCTCGTTTCCCTGACTGCTGAACGCATCGAAACGCCAATGCCAACGCTGCCGAACTAA
- a CDS encoding autotransporter domain-containing protein, producing the protein MRGTVTFVKSQRVVSSSRLYRSLLLSTALIALPVATTVPVRAQSVSPQPQCQISGTTVTCSGDLSVGVDVQGGAGGAYTTLIIEDVTSNITPSFFLPGIQFDSNGNITINSDTGDFFISTDGRNAIEIDPDGGNVSLTHTGDIQTISQYASGVEVRDADAVTITQSGNITTDGYYSRGIEVVLSEEITITHTGDITTTGNYYAQGIYATTQGGSAGAITITQTGNVDTLDGSSSALFARSDGTGDVNITHVGTLTTAGNNSRGIFARARGVGAVTIDQNGTITTGGNAAHGIMVYSENTATVTHSGTINANGTNSDGILIADGLAPASTFQVNLTNSTINAQSFGINIQTVGDTTFTLSGTNAISGVVDDIKGGTGDDTINNSGTLTSTNGIDLDAGTNAFNNLSGARFNSGDEIILGAGNLLTNAGILSPGGDASIQETDITGDFQNEASSTYMVTFNADMTASDSLDISGTATLNGGVVQTSGATFAPVGTFTIVDAAGGVIGTFDSVVDTLFIDWELNYGATAVTLTATAFANNFCGLASNENQRSVACVGLDSLPLSDPLPQAVLGLSNGAEAQAAYDDLSGEIYASIQGALVENNYRRMALINNRIRNADASLGAISASLAPEQDPLDPEKDRRNGLWGIGYGAWSNTFSTSDTASLDNSLGGLLFGYDREFDDNLLAGVLGGYGRTNVKQDARSSSGSATTWSIGIYGETDVKDVGFVLAGIYNWHFLEGARTVDFSTIDEREHSSYNGRGWQFYAEANYEFPLIDAFVFEPFFGVSYIDVRTDGFTEDGGIAALTKQGGSFDSTFTNLGVRGAYNVLDWVNVNASLSWRHAYGDIDPSALLAFGGSTAFGVDGAPISQDAFELEAGIDARATENLFLNAEYNGQFGDNATIHVIELDFTIRF; encoded by the coding sequence ATGCGCGGCACCGTCACATTTGTAAAATCACAGCGAGTGGTATCATCCAGCAGGCTGTACCGGTCTCTCCTCCTCTCCACTGCGCTTATCGCCTTGCCTGTTGCGACCACTGTTCCCGTTAGAGCGCAATCTGTCTCCCCGCAGCCGCAGTGCCAGATCAGCGGGACGACAGTAACGTGTTCTGGTGATTTGTCCGTTGGTGTAGATGTACAGGGCGGAGCGGGAGGAGCCTATACCACGCTGATCATTGAAGACGTGACGAGCAATATCACGCCCTCCTTCTTTCTGCCGGGCATTCAGTTTGATTCCAATGGCAACATCACGATCAACAGTGATACCGGTGATTTTTTCATCTCCACAGATGGCAGAAACGCAATTGAGATAGACCCAGATGGCGGGAACGTCTCCCTCACGCACACTGGTGATATTCAGACAATAAGCCAGTACGCCTCTGGTGTTGAGGTGAGGGACGCTGATGCAGTGACAATCACCCAGAGCGGCAATATTACGACGGATGGCTATTACAGCCGGGGTATTGAAGTCGTTTTGTCTGAAGAGATTACGATCACCCATACCGGTGATATCACCACAACTGGCAATTATTATGCTCAAGGGATTTATGCGACTACGCAAGGTGGTAGTGCAGGTGCCATAACCATCACGCAGACAGGTAATGTTGATACATTGGACGGATCAAGCTCAGCGTTGTTTGCGCGTTCTGATGGGACGGGAGATGTTAACATCACGCACGTTGGAACGTTGACCACCGCTGGTAACAACTCGCGTGGTATTTTTGCTCGTGCTCGCGGTGTTGGTGCGGTGACGATCGACCAAAATGGTACTATCACCACAGGTGGTAATGCCGCGCATGGCATCATGGTGTATTCCGAAAACACCGCGACTGTGACACACAGCGGAACGATTAACGCCAATGGCACAAACTCAGACGGGATACTGATTGCAGATGGCCTTGCACCTGCGAGTACCTTTCAGGTCAACCTGACCAACAGCACCATCAATGCGCAATCGTTTGGTATCAACATTCAAACAGTTGGTGACACTACCTTTACTCTGAGTGGCACCAACGCAATCTCAGGTGTGGTGGATGACATCAAGGGGGGCACCGGGGACGATACCATCAACAACTCCGGTACGCTGACGTCAACCAATGGCATCGATCTTGATGCCGGGACCAACGCCTTCAATAACCTGAGTGGCGCGCGATTTAACTCCGGGGATGAAATCATTCTGGGAGCAGGAAATCTGCTGACGAACGCTGGAATCCTCTCGCCCGGTGGAGATGCCAGTATTCAGGAAACGGATATCACCGGTGACTTCCAGAATGAGGCCTCTTCGACCTACATGGTCACCTTCAATGCGGATATGACGGCCAGTGACTCACTGGATATTTCCGGTACTGCTACATTGAATGGCGGTGTTGTGCAGACCAGCGGGGCTACGTTTGCGCCTGTTGGTACGTTTACCATTGTGGATGCAGCAGGAGGCGTAATAGGAACGTTTGATAGTGTGGTCGATACCTTGTTTATCGACTGGGAACTGAATTATGGAGCGACTGCCGTCACGCTGACAGCGACTGCGTTTGCCAATAACTTCTGCGGTTTAGCAAGCAATGAAAACCAACGCTCTGTTGCCTGCGTTGGGTTGGACAGTCTGCCGCTTTCTGATCCATTGCCACAGGCGGTATTGGGGCTTTCCAATGGAGCAGAGGCGCAGGCGGCTTATGATGATCTTTCCGGTGAGATCTACGCTTCCATTCAAGGCGCGCTGGTTGAAAACAACTACCGCCGGATGGCGTTGATCAACAACCGCATCCGCAATGCAGATGCTTCTCTCGGTGCGATCTCAGCGTCTCTCGCGCCTGAACAGGACCCGCTTGATCCTGAAAAAGATCGCCGCAACGGTCTGTGGGGCATTGGTTATGGGGCGTGGTCAAACACCTTCAGCACAAGCGACACAGCTTCGCTGGACAACAGTCTGGGCGGCTTGCTCTTCGGGTATGATCGGGAGTTTGATGACAACCTCTTGGCAGGTGTTCTGGGCGGGTACGGGCGCACCAATGTAAAGCAGGATGCGCGCTCGTCCAGCGGGTCAGCGACCACATGGTCCATCGGGATTTATGGTGAGACTGATGTGAAGGACGTAGGCTTCGTGCTGGCAGGGATCTACAACTGGCACTTCCTTGAAGGCGCAAGGACGGTTGATTTCTCCACGATCGATGAACGGGAGCACAGCAGCTACAACGGGCGCGGCTGGCAGTTCTATGCGGAGGCGAACTACGAGTTTCCTTTGATTGATGCCTTTGTGTTTGAGCCATTCTTCGGCGTGTCTTACATCGACGTACGTACCGATGGCTTCACTGAGGATGGCGGAATTGCAGCGCTCACGAAACAAGGTGGCAGCTTTGACAGCACCTTCACCAATCTGGGTGTACGGGGCGCTTACAATGTTCTGGATTGGGTCAACGTCAACGCTTCTCTCAGCTGGCGTCACGCCTATGGGGATATAGACCCTTCAGCATTGCTGGCTTTTGGTGGCAGCACGGCGTTTGGTGTGGATGGTGCGCCCATCTCGCAAGACGCCTTTGAGCTGGAAGCAGGGATTGATGCGCGGGCGACGGAAAACCTCTTCCTGAATGCGGAGTACAATGGTCAGTTTGGCGACAACGCGACGATCCATGTGATCGAGTTGGATTTCACCATCAGGTTCTGA
- a CDS encoding TIGR03032 family protein, with protein sequence MRAASEHTGQTKETPVRLGPGDIACSRGLATWLSSHQVSLALSSYQTGQLFLVGVKPNGGIHFHAVGTNRAMGLWAEPQTLILATANQVIRFENILEENQRIGDADKYYVPRVAHTTGDLDIHDIVKLKDGSTVFANTMYSCLSTLHSVHSFAPWWTPDFISKLAAEDRCHLNGIALRGGKPAYVTMVSRADVVNGWRDRRDLGGCIIDVRSNEVVTENLSMPHSPRWHQGKLWVVNSGTGHLGWVDTASGAFQEVCFLPGFARGLSFHNGHAIVGLSLPRDGSFKGLPLDDELKKRDADPWCGVQIVNLDTGDVVEWIRFSGVVKEMLDVCTLPGVRLPSAASPTSPEVSNLRTIASTAKHEEPA encoded by the coding sequence ATGCGCGCTGCATCAGAACATACCGGGCAAACAAAAGAAACACCGGTTCGGTTAGGGCCAGGTGACATCGCCTGCTCACGTGGGTTGGCTACATGGCTCAGCAGCCATCAGGTATCGTTGGCGCTTTCTTCTTACCAGACCGGACAGCTTTTTCTGGTGGGCGTGAAACCCAATGGCGGCATTCATTTTCATGCGGTGGGCACAAATCGCGCCATGGGTTTGTGGGCTGAGCCACAGACGTTGATCCTCGCCACGGCCAATCAAGTCATTCGCTTTGAGAACATTCTTGAAGAGAACCAACGCATTGGCGATGCAGATAAGTACTATGTGCCCCGTGTTGCGCACACGACCGGTGATCTGGATATCCATGACATCGTGAAACTGAAAGATGGCAGCACCGTCTTTGCCAACACCATGTATTCGTGCCTATCTACCTTGCATTCGGTACACTCCTTTGCCCCGTGGTGGACACCGGACTTCATCTCAAAACTTGCGGCGGAAGATCGGTGTCACCTCAATGGCATCGCGCTCCGTGGAGGTAAACCGGCCTATGTGACCATGGTGAGCCGTGCGGATGTGGTCAATGGCTGGCGGGATCGACGAGATCTCGGTGGCTGCATCATTGATGTGCGCAGCAATGAGGTTGTGACAGAAAATCTCTCCATGCCTCACTCCCCACGTTGGCATCAGGGTAAGTTGTGGGTGGTGAACTCAGGCACTGGACATCTTGGCTGGGTGGATACAGCAAGTGGTGCGTTTCAGGAGGTTTGCTTCCTGCCCGGGTTTGCGCGCGGGCTTTCATTCCACAATGGTCATGCCATCGTGGGGCTCTCGCTTCCACGTGATGGATCGTTCAAAGGCCTGCCGCTGGATGATGAGTTGAAGAAACGGGATGCTGATCCGTGGTGCGGCGTACAGATCGTTAATCTGGACACTGGCGATGTGGTGGAGTGGATCCGCTTCAGCGGTGTGGTGAAGGAAATGCTGGATGTGTGTACGCTGCCGGGTGTCCGCCTGCCATCCGCAGCCTCGCCCACATCCCCGGAAGTGAGCAACCTGCGGACCATTGCAAGCACTGCCAAGCATGAAGAACCAGCTTAA